DNA from Oncorhynchus masou masou isolate Uvic2021 chromosome 5, UVic_Omas_1.1, whole genome shotgun sequence:
acaagtggcaacctagctaatacttaaaaggattcctaaatcattgctaaaaatagtgaaaatgactgcagtttgtACTTGTCATTGTTTTCAGACTGGTTGTATtagtgctagctaggtaccaagctaaagctaactaccccagaagttgcagtcaaacaaatgatgctttattaccaacacgGTATTGTAAACGCATtgttcgtggccggtgtttgcagacatttttgtacagctttgacagtgctactgtatcttttttgacacgcaaagatccaaacggcgttccatagtatgcatcgcacttggtagtgtgtgccggtgctcgaccagtcggcgaaaaccaacatcacccacgacagagaacggttgattgtcaagggcaatgtattccattatcttggctttaataggtttcgcctttgagttgtgggCTAAGTTatgaatgctgtgttgcacgtggaGCGCAAACTTTTACTTGGCATCATTAAGTCATGTACCTACGTTTTATAGGTATGCACGATAGCTTTGACATCGGATTTTAAcgtcggcgttaaactagacattgggCCAATACTGATGTTGGAATTTTTGGCTAATAACGGCAGAATCCAATATGTTAACgaatatattgtgcatccctattcatttctctaccataagccgcctccaacatctttttagggaatttggcagtgcgtccaacaggcctcacaaccgcagatgtGTAACCTACCCtcaaggacctccacatccagctgcatcacctgtgggatcgtttaaaaactaattctgattgccTGGGCCTGACTCCCCAATGGGTGGTTCTTGGAGGTCATATGCCTACccattggggagccaggcccagccaatcaattAGTTTTTAAATGTTCCCGCAGGTATGcagctggatgtggaggttctggggGTAGCGTGGTTACAcatctgcccagtcatgtgaaatccatagattagggcccaatgaCTTTATTTAAATTCACTGATTTCTTCCTATGAGctgtaactaagtaaaatcttagaaattgttatatgttgtgtttttatattttgttcagtctAGTTTTCCTTTTTTTAATACAATAAACAAAAACCCACATAGACAAAAACAATAACTTaacatttacatacatacattaaCACACTTGCTCCCATCTCATCCACACCTAATGTTCTTTGTAAAGCTTGTCGGACTCTGCCCCATATGGCTTCAAAATGTGTTATTTGTCTGTTGCAAGATTTTTTTTCTatatttaaataaaacatttgattcTTAAATCTTTTTAACGTTGGGGTATCATTTGACTTCCAGTATTTAAGTAATAGCTTATTCAATATGCCATGACAACGATACAAGCCAGACTCTTTGAGGCACCAGCTTTCATAACAAAGGCTTGCTAACTTCCCCATATCCCTTAACTCCCATCTAAACAAACGATATGAATGTACTAGCCTATGTGTGCTTCCATTCTCAGTCAGGGAGGTTGGGTGTGTTACTTACTCAGGAAACTTCATAGTGGAGGGTTTATTTGGAGGGTGGCTGAGCTGGGGGATCGTTGGAATGGGGTTTGGTGGGGGCGGTGATATGAAAGCTCAGAAATGTTTTACTGTGCCAAACACCTGAAAGATGAAACCAATTCCCACAAAGTTCACTTGACCATCGTAGTAGTTTATCACTGAAAAGTTTTCTTCCCTGTTTGGCTCTGTTGCCACTGAAATTACCATTATTTTACCCTTCAGGAACTGTTGTCTTGTGTTGATACTCTGTTGGAAAAGACACTGTCCTTGATTGCAAGTCTATATTGTATCTGTTAGTGACTTCAATATGTCACAGTCCCTGAAAACCTCATGGTTTCTGATGCACCGTTCAACTGTTATGTAAATTATTTGATTGTGATCATGTGGGAACGTGCCTCAGCCAACTTTGTCGTTGGGACTATATTCAGAACAACGGGCATTATTCTGAAAAGGAAGTTAGGGCCGTGTAGCACGTCCCATCAGATGTTTTCATTGGAGGAGGGATCTGCTCACAAACACCTATTCGTTGGCACGCTTCCTCAAGCACCTAAAGGGAATATGGGCAGAGTTAGTACAGTGCACCGCAATTCAGCTTAAACTAAGGCCCGTGATGTGAACGGCAAAAGTGGTGAGGGAGGAGCGCCCTTCACAAATAGAACAGTAACCTGTGTCGCTCGGTCATGTTGtgatacttttgatacttatgtatATTTAGTAAAAGTATACAACTTTATAAAgtgcttatattaagcaaaccagacagcacaatgttattgtattttttatggatagccagacatcatttacaaatgaagcatttgtgtttcgtGAGTCTGCCAGGTCCGAGGTAgtcgggatgaccagggatgttctgttgataagtgAATGGGAAAAGCGGGCCATTTTGCTCACTCGTGGGAGGCTGCCCGGTTCCAAAATGAATGCAATCACTTTTCACCTGATACAAACTCCTCCCACCGGGGAAACCTGGGCCAGATAATTGAATCCCCTCATTGATCAAAGTTTGGGCAGCAACATAATACTACTCTATGCATAGAAAGGCActcgtttttattttttattagtcTATGCAATCAGCCTGCCAGACAGGTTTATTTCTGTAGTTCCAGAAGGTGTGTTATTCCCAAGTGTTATTTTTACACCGAGGGGAAGAGGAGTAACTTGGAGAGATGGCTACAGAGAGCTATATAGTTTATATCCTTTTGTCTATTACTTGCGTTCGCTAACTGTTACTGCGTTAACCGTCTTTATAATGACCAATTCGGCTACTTATTCCCAACCATTATCATAGGGATCCCCTCGCTGCACTCAGTAGCCTCGAAGACCTACCTACTGAGCAGCGATGTCAATTCAATGTCTGTTCCACGTTGGGTCaatgtaatttaattgaaatggaGTGGGACGCGACGTTGATTCAACTAGTGTGAGCACCCGTGGGTAGTGTGTTTGGAGATTGACTACTACATTGCTGTCATACTGTAAAGAATCACTGATCCTCAGGTCACCTTGCATCCCAGATAACTCCTCATTACAGATCAGCGATTCTGCACCTCGCCTTGCTCAACTTGAGCCCTCAAATGCACCCCTAGACATTCAGATTCTGCTGTTCGGAGCCAGTCCGTGTTAGTCAGTTAGCTCTCTCAGCACTCACTGAGGGAGGGAGTTTCCTGTATGACAAGAGGATGCTGTAGGGGAAGCTGATGTGGTGAGCAGAGTGGGGAAAAAGGTCAAGCACAGGGAAACTCTTACtccgagggggagagagtgatgtaTGTTTTAGCTTGCGGATGTGTGCACCATTCTCCCCACCCCTTAATCTCTCCCCACTACTCAGCTATGAGCAGAGGAAGTGGTTACCAGGGTGGTTGAGGTGAGATCCCCACAGTTCTGCCAAGTCAGCTTTTCAGAACGTTGGCTGGTGATGTGGGCAATGTCGGGgggcctcttcctgtcagacctGAACCCAGTGGGGCGTTCTGCTGGAGTTGGTGTTTTTCTTGCCGAGTCACCAATCCCCACGCTTTATGACAGTTTCTCAGGGGGCAGCAGGAACATCTTACCACTTCAAATGACATTGGACAGAGAAAGAACTCTGCAGCTAATGATGAGGTCAGCATCCTAAATGACTAAATTGGGGGAGTTACGCACTTTATTggtcttcactgttgacattgagactggtgtttaacattttttactgttgtaaatgactattgggtggctgactatttaatgaagctgccagttgagcaGTTGAGGTGTCTGGGGGGCTTTAAGTACCTTGCaaagaaggtcagcatcccgggagcgcctcttcactgttgacattgagacaaAGGAACAACAGCAGGCAATGAAACAAGGACATTCTTCTGAAACTCGCATCTAGGTTTTGATACCAGCAAGAGTAATTGTAAAGGACCTGTCATTCCTTGTCTCTCCCACTCTACCTATCTGAAAACACAGCCTAGGCCTCTGACAACACGTCATCCTTACCAGGAAAGAGATTTTCTTATCTGCCCACTCGGTTATGAGAATGATGCGCCCTAGATCAGTGCAGGTTAAGGCAAAGGGATGAGGAAAGGAAGCGACAGGCCATTGAGATGCAccctgactctcctctctctgtgcagGTGTTCACCATCTTTGCCTTTGCCACCACGGGGGGTTATTCTGGGACGACCCAAATCCATGTGAATTGTGTGGGGGGGGAGCCCAAGACCATAAGGGCAGAGTTCAGCTACCCCTTCAGGTAACCTGTTATCCCTGACAGATGGAGCTGCAAATTAACAACATTACTGTAATTGTCATTCTGTGTTTGTGATTTCTTCTTTTATAATGCCTACCTAATGGTTTTCACAGTAAGCCTATCCCTGACAAAAGTTATGTAACATCTGCTGAAGGGCCGAGAGATGTGGAGCAAGGAATTCCAAATAACATTTTCTATTTACTCTTAAGCTGGTTGTGATATGCTTGCATTCACACATGGAAAAAACAAACTAATCTTCCCACCAACATCATTTTCTTTGTCTCTGACTCTTGCCTCTTAAGTGTTTTTGTGGTTGAAATGCATTCGTGCCATGCAGTTGATTTTATAGATTTGGTTTTGTTTCTCTACCCCCTCACTACTCTAGGTTGTCTAGCTACGGCCCTTTCATGGTGCCCGTGTGTAACAGCAGCGCTGCGAATGCGACCTACCTCCAGGGCGACTACTCCTCCTCAGCCGAGTTCTATGTCAGTGTTGGTGTCTTGGGCTTCCTGTACTGCACCGCCACCCTGGTGCTCTACCTGGGCTACCAGCATGTGTACCGCGAGGGCCGCGGACCCACCTTGGTGAGTCTAAAGATACCGTAGTATCTCGTGTTTACCACTGGTATGTTAGTTACCGTGTAGTagactattattactactacagtatagttGTAGTATAGCTGGAGAACCATTTTTATAATAAAGGTGTGAGCCTTAATATCGTTGTAATGATATTTATGATTGGAAAGCTATGTACCTCTGTCCTCTCCAACATGGTAATATAGTGATGATACAGCCCTGTGTTTCTCCCAGGACCTGTTGGTGACTGCTGCCTTTGCCTTCCTGTGGCTGGTGTCCTCCTCTGCCTGGGGGAAGGGCCTGACTGATGTGAAGTGGGCCACCAACCCAGTACACCTGGTTGAGGCCTGCCAGCCCCAGTGCTCACCTGGAGAGTACCCGTCCATGGGAAAACTCAATGCCTCTGTGGTGAGCAATTTGATATTGTAATACATTTTATTCTGAGTGTTTTGCATTTTATAGCTAATTCTCAAtgtgaatgtgcaagttgagcgTGAATGACAGGGCTTCGGGTATAGGGTAGCATTTGTAATTCCTTTGTTTCTGTCCTGTGTTTTGTCTTTATGTTTCGTACTTTTCCTCTTCTGTCAAGATTTTCGGGTTTCTGAACCTCATCCTGTGGGCAGGTAACTGTTGGTTCATCTTTAAGGAGACTCCATTCCACAAAGACCCCAACCCAGCAACCACCATGGAGGGTGGAGTCCCCAGCTCTTAATTGGCACACAGAAGCTCCACCTCTACAGTTCAAGCCAATCGCCAAGGTGCTTGGGACTGACAGTATAACCCTATTAGGAAAGAAACTAAAATGTAGAGCAAAATTAAGCTTTTTAACCAGCAACAACACAGGCCCCTTTTCAATGATGATTGTTCGGCTCAAGCTTCAGGGATAGTAGTTAGTTGCCCATCTCTAACTTTCACCACAGTGAACCCAGGTTGTTGTTTATCTACTCTTCATAGAATTGGTCAGTTAATATGATTGATTTGCTAGCTGCACTCAACACTACCCCAATTTACAGAGTGATcacaacttttttttaaacttttttaaatgGAATTTCCCTTCCAAATTAAGTGCCTTTACTGTACATAAAATGTATTCAGTTACTGTGAACGTGGCTTGAGTTGAACACTTTGATAGGGATCTGGGTATTTGTGATATCCAACATGTTTGATTTGGTTGGTTCCTCTAGAACAGGTGCTTTCGATCAAATAGGCCTACCACAAAACAGGGCTCGCAGACAACCTACTGTAGCTGAACTGTTCCCTATATTTGATTCATATGAGGAAGTTCAGTAATGCTGGGTTGACATACAGTAATTGCCTGTCTGGAGGTCTCCTCCTTTCCCATGAATTTGTTAAAGGAGATGTCAAAGGTCATGTTGAAAGCCCCTGTTCTAGGTTGCCTTTCACATCTAAATTTGGCCCTTTCAATTAAGAAACAATTTAACTACTGGCCTTTCAGTAACTCCCTAATATTCCACTACTACTGCGTGTTTTGAAACTGACCTCATAGATACATTGTTGCGTTTCTGTGTCTGAAAGCGTATTACTTTGGTGCACTTAACTCGTTAGAGCTGTGTTAGCTACTTGATTGCAGTCATTACTGATGTACAATGCGTTCCTCTCTTTGACGTGTGGTATGGCTTTTTTGTCATTATTTTGTTAACCGTATGAAAAGTGCCTTGGTAATTTACACCAAATATCAGTATCTGGTTAAGAGGGTACTTACACTCAAAGAGTAACCAAGTTATTTTGGCTACAGTCAAGTTGATATAACACGTTTTAAGTAACGGCTGTCTGTTTTAGTTATTCAAACGGTCAGTGCCTATAGTCCTCGACAGCGCTGGTTGGTGTATGTTTGCTCAACAACCTGCAGATAAGTGCTATTTTTGTGGATATCTTGGAAAATTTAGCcaaactttttttaaatttgtgTATTGTGGAGGTGACCATTCAAACAACTACAACACTAAGTTCCCTATGTATTTGACTCTTCTCAAAAATGTTGTTTGAACGGGATAAGGCAACTTTAGAAAAGTcattatttatacttttttttattttttacctacATTCATTggtcaataaaaaataaaaattaaagcTAATTTATGGCTTCTGTGTGTttaagaaaaatatattttatgcaGCTTCTCTACCGGAGTCATTTTTATACAAACACGGGTCCTAGATTTGTTGCTTTTTATTTGGCACCACTGGACAAGCTAGACTTAATCATGGCGCTGCCAAGTAACAAGTGGCAACCTGTAGTTGCCAAAATGTGGTGAATCCTGCTGTATTTTTTTGAATAATGCTTCTTTTTTCCCCCTCAGTTATTTACATTTGTCCTACATTTAATTTCGGCAATGATTGAGTTTGATGGTTATGTGGGGATGACGTGCAAAGTCTGTCCAGCTCTATGGGAAGTGAATGGAacttgagttttttttttttgctttgcaCTAAGTGTTGTAATTAATGTCATTGACATGAGTTGTGATTTGAGGGAAATGCAGACATTGTGCAATCCACACAGTACCGTTCATACCGCCTTGGCCTCTGTAGTTATTTACAAAGGGAAGGTTTGAGTCAATATCAGTCATCAAAAGACACTGATCTAGATCGTTTATGCCATTTTAATAGAAATAACCTAGCTTTTTAGGGTAGAAGTCAGACTTGTGGATCTTCTATATTCTCTAATGGGATTTCTGAAATTTGACTATCTTTTGTATTTTGTTCCATGTTTGTACAAAATAAACGTCTGTACATCCTCTGTATTAACAACACATTAAAGGATAAGAGAGCTGCAACAACCTCTGTACTGATGTTTGTGTTCACTGccctgtaactgtaatgttacctATGAAGTAAAACTAAAGTGCATTTTTTTTGCCAGAAGATGGAGCTATTGCATTTCATAACTAAGGTTGCAGTTATTTTTTTGACCACTAGGTAGCACTGTTTTGAAGACAGTCATGCCCAACCCCAAATCCTTGTCCCTTTATAAACAATGAACAAAAATTTAAATCCAACATGTAAATTGTTCGTGTCATGgcttgaaataaaagatcccaaaaaagcttatttctcaagtTTGTGGAGAAATCTGTTTCCATCTCTGtaggtgagcatttctccttagctgagataatccatccacctgacaggtgtggcatattaagaagctgattaaaaatcatgatcattacacaggtgcaccttgtgctggggcagaaaggccactaaaatgtgcagttttgtcatgcaacacaatgccacagatgtctcaagtattgagggagtgtgtaattggcatgctgagtgaagtaatgtccactagagctgttgccaggtAAATGAGTATTCATTTCTATACCATAAGCCGTCtccgttgttttagagaatttagcacaAGGTTCAACCTgcctcaaccgcagaccatgtgtaaccaggccagcccaggacctccacacccggcggcttcacctgtgggattgtctgagaccagccacccggacagctgttgaaactgggtttgcacaaacagaatttctgcacaaactgtcagaaacagtctcagggaagctcacctGCGTGCTCATTGTCCTCACCGGGGTCttaacctgactgcagtttgacgacctaaccaacttcagtgggcaaatgctcacctttgatggcagGCTGgggaatttttattttatttcacctttatttaaccaggtaggcaagttgagaacaagttctcatttacaattgcgacctggccaagataaagcaaagcagttcgatacatacaacacatggagtaaaacaaacatacagtcaataatacagtataaacaagtctatacgatgtgagcaaatgaggtgagataagggaggtaaaggcaaaaaaaaggccatggtgacagtaaatacaatatagcaagtaaaacactggaatggttgatttgcaatggaagaatgtgcaaagtagaaatataaataatggggtgcaatagagcaaaataaataaatacagtagggaaagaggtaattgtttgggctaaattatagatgggctatgtacaggtgcagtaatctgtgagctgctctgacagttggtgcttaaagctagtgagggagataagtgtttccagtttcaaagatttttgtagttcgttgcagtcattggcagcagaaaactggaaggagaggcggccaaagaaagaattggttttgggggtgactagagagatatacctgctggagcgtgtgctacaggtgggagatgctatggtgaccagcgagctgagataaggggggactttacctagcagggtcttgtagatgacatggagccagtgggtttggcgacgagtatgaagcgagggccagccaacgagagcgtacaggtcgcaatggtgggtagtatatggggctttggtgacaaaacggattgcactgtgatagactgcatccaatttgttgagtagggtattggaggctattttgtaaatgacaaagCCAatgtcgaggattggtaggatggtcagttttacaagggtatgtttggcagtatgagtgaaggatgctttgttgtgaaataggaagccaattctagatttaattttggattggagctGTTTGATATGggtatggaaggagagtttacagtctaaccagacacctaagtatttgtagttgtccacgtattctaagtcagagcagtccagagcagtgatgttggacaggcgggcaggtgcaggtagcgatcggttgaagagcatgcatttagttttactcgcatttaagagcaattggaggccacggaaggagagttgtatggcattgaagcttgcctggagggttgttaacacagtgtccaaagaagggttagaagtatacagaatggggaagtgtgctcttcacggatgaatcccttTTTCAACTGTACTAGGCACACcgcgtgtatggtgttgtgtgggcgagcggtttgctgacaTCAACAttctgaacagagtgccccatggtggaggtgcggttatggtacgggcaggcaatgaacacagttgcatttatcgatggcaatttgaatgcacggagataccgtgacgagatcctgaggcatATTGCCGAGTCATTTATCCGCCGCCATCACGTTTCAGCAtgatgtcgcaaggatctgtacacttCCTTGAACCTAAACATTTgcaagttcttccatggcctgtgaactcaccagacatgtcacccattgagcacgtttgggatgctctggattgacgtgtacgacagcgtgttccagttcccgccaatatccagcaacttcgcacagccattgaagaggagtcagatacaatcaacagcctgatcaactctatacgAAGGaggtgtcgtgctgcatgaggcaaatggtggtcacaccagacactgactggttttctgatccacgaccctaccttttttttgaccaacaaatgcatatctgtattcccagtcatgtgaaatccatagattagggcctaatgtatTCATTTCATTTTACTGacttctttatatgaactgtaactcagtaaaatctttaaaatcgttgcatgttgtgtttatatttttgttcagtgtatgtacaTCTAAACTCAGGAAAAGTTGGATAGATGTAAGCAATGTGACTAAATTGCTATCAGAGGTCAAGGAGGATTTTTGCTTCCACCTATCCGAACCTTCCAGTGTTATAAATGCATCAGAGGATAGGTTGATAAGGCATTAGGCAGCAGTGGTTGTTTTGTATGTCAGGCTCAGGTTAGGTCAATAGTAATTCTCAATTCCTGGGATGTCCTCCACATTCAGTAAGCCATGCAGATCCGTGGCTGAGAAACTGATCCTTTGGTGTTGACCCATGCACCCACCCCTGGTTTTCCAGCACTGGTACCAGCCCAATATCCAACCCCGCCAAAACACCAACCCAGGTTTTCCTGGTCCCAGCCCCAACACCAGCAACAACACTGGACACGGCACCGACCAACCATAACTGCCACCTTCATCCAGCAGCTCAGACCACACCCCTTCCCTCCCCAacacaaagacacaaacacactgtcaaCCACTCCACCAGACCAaccatgactgactgactaacaaaTTGATGGACTGTGTGGAAATATTGAGACCACAAATATGAATTAATATGCTGTGAACACTACCTAGCAGCAAACCTGCTTGCACCAATACATTGTAATTACAGTCAAATAATGTGAAATACAAACCCATCCCCTCAATGaatttcatccatccatccattcattctgATTACACTAATTGTACTGTAATATTAAATAAAGAATTTTACTTTCCATCTAGATTACTGTCAAATTCATGTTAACCCCTTCACAGTGAACGTTACAGTGGTTTTCATAGTGGTCTGCTAATGAGGACATTTGTGTGTAGAGCGTGTGTATGAATAGGTCACAATAGTATTGACTTCCGGGGTTTAACCTCTCAATGGTATTATGGTATTATGTGTCGGGAGAGTTTGTTACCCCCACGTGTGGTCAAATCCTATTTTTATCCCTCGAACCTTTCCTTAGCACCTATCTTTTGTGTTCACTGATCTGAAAGGACTGTATTTATGTAGGTAATATAGTGATgccatattatatattttttccagTGCTTTGGGGTCTGTGAAGGGGATAGCATCTGACTGCGTGCTTTCATCTAGGTGTACCAGTGCCTGGTTATGCAGGAAGATACAGTGTTCCATCGGCAGCATCTGAATGGTCTGAACTTCTGAAGTGGTCTCTGTATCATTTCCTTCACCTGTGCTGATGTGGGaaaacttgtttttttttgtttcagTTTCAAGTTTACTACTGCAGCACAACAGAGATTGAAATAGCAAGGTTTCCCATCTTGTCCACAGCATAAACACTCAACACCCAATAGACAGTCAAGTGACCTCCTGCTGTTCGCCAGTTGTTCACTATAAGTTCACCCCCGCAATGTTTTAGACTCGACTGCTACGTGCGGGAGTTTCGTGAATGCGCACGCAGGGACTTCCCATCGCTGTGGTGAACGCGGAATATGACGTAAGTCACTTGCGGGGCAGTGATGATGGCGGTGTGTGAACGCGCAGTAAAAGTAATGGCTGCTCTGGAACGGCGGGTGCCTAGTCTCGATGATTTCGTGGGCCAAAGCTGGAGCGCTTGGGCTGAGAGAGCCGGTGTGACTGCGTCGGAAGGTAAGGGAGCACCTTTGGAATCGGTATTGTCAGATATCAAATCGATTGGCCATTCTGTTGAGGTTTATTTTCGTGGA
Protein-coding regions in this window:
- the sypl2a gene encoding synaptophysin-like protein 2a — its product is MEFIQKLLSGFRLDLGPLKEPLGFIRVLEWVFTIFAFATTGGYSGTTQIHVNCVGGEPKTIRAEFSYPFRLSSYGPFMVPVCNSSAANATYLQGDYSSSAEFYVSVGVLGFLYCTATLVLYLGYQHVYREGRGPTLDLLVTAAFAFLWLVSSSAWGKGLTDVKWATNPVHLVEACQPQCSPGEYPSMGKLNASVIFGFLNLILWAGNCWFIFKETPFHKDPNPATTMEGGVPSS